From one Ignavibacteria bacterium genomic stretch:
- a CDS encoding GWxTD domain-containing protein: MGHLFRNIIILLFLFITASAQSPPEASNTYYLSGLEFLKKHNTDEAEDMFKKSIRKFSDAPSMFELAKLYRDKNTISGRDRARELVQKAIWKDPKKIDYRMLQASLAEKFGLSMAFGRYEEITEIDSTCAKAWFNMGKIKEADFNEYHNSVFMEDYSSPLLSYERFAIEDMQEAEGYFKKALRFDPKNQEARLHMAFLYEDANMLDKATPLLQEMSRIDSMNKDAHLYLGLIYYKTSNIRKSYEEYKKALRLMSYDEEIDFTFNSVKELLEPLLGDEYKKYTKDELKEIIDLYWKVNDPLNLTEYNERLLEHYSRVAYSNLRFTSKTDSTPGWKTDKGEVVMRYGEPVHRIRYRPQLLGGERMSIKVKTDVWDYNGLTFGFTDEYMSGNYRFSVPIPGSRFIPQYPGDSQRLMEYLRKVKYEDYKPKYDGPAFSMPYYIAQFKNMGSKKTDIYVSYAMSFPDSIVKNKKFTSSHNYGIFFTDKNYESRFQKKSSVGEMSEKSKIRVPLSDEYYVHTVSVTVSPDSGILAFEVLRSIDNGVASSHNRFKIREFRDGEFSVSDLLLASDAGAGNLENAPIKRKKIGILPNPLNTFTKSQSLYLYYEIYNLIMSKEHKTDFEQKITIVKAEEESGLKKIFHAITGIFGLKGSKEEVSLTSRYQTEEKDPQMYIQLDMSEYEAGDYIIGIVIKDNLSQKESRAETLLHWW; the protein is encoded by the coding sequence ATGGGACATCTTTTCAGAAATATAATAATTCTGCTTTTCCTCTTCATTACAGCCTCAGCGCAGAGCCCGCCTGAAGCGTCGAACACATATTACCTGAGCGGATTGGAATTTCTTAAGAAGCATAACACCGATGAAGCCGAGGATATGTTTAAGAAGTCTATCCGGAAATTCTCCGATGCCCCTTCCATGTTTGAGCTTGCGAAGCTCTACCGCGATAAAAATACTATCTCCGGGCGCGACCGTGCACGGGAACTGGTACAGAAGGCCATCTGGAAAGACCCTAAAAAAATTGACTACAGAATGCTGCAGGCAAGCCTCGCCGAAAAGTTCGGACTTTCAATGGCATTCGGCAGATACGAGGAGATAACGGAAATTGACAGCACGTGTGCAAAGGCCTGGTTTAATATGGGGAAGATAAAAGAGGCTGATTTTAACGAATATCATAATTCAGTTTTCATGGAGGACTACTCAAGTCCGCTTTTAAGCTATGAGAGGTTTGCCATAGAAGATATGCAGGAAGCTGAAGGCTACTTTAAGAAAGCTTTGCGCTTTGATCCCAAAAACCAGGAGGCGAGGCTTCATATGGCATTTCTTTACGAAGATGCAAACATGCTGGATAAAGCCACCCCGCTTCTGCAGGAAATGAGCCGGATAGATTCCATGAATAAGGATGCTCATTTATATCTGGGGCTCATTTACTACAAGACTTCAAACATAAGAAAGTCATATGAAGAATATAAAAAAGCCTTAAGGCTGATGTCTTATGATGAGGAGATTGATTTTACATTTAACTCTGTAAAGGAGCTTTTAGAACCCCTGCTTGGTGATGAGTACAAGAAGTATACAAAAGACGAACTTAAGGAGATAATAGATCTTTACTGGAAGGTTAACGACCCGTTAAACCTGACTGAGTATAATGAAAGGCTGCTGGAGCATTATTCACGCGTAGCCTATTCAAATCTCCGTTTTACAAGCAAGACCGACAGTACCCCGGGCTGGAAGACTGACAAGGGGGAAGTGGTGATGCGCTACGGCGAGCCTGTTCACAGGATCCGCTACAGGCCGCAGCTTCTTGGCGGGGAAAGGATGTCGATTAAAGTTAAGACTGACGTCTGGGATTATAACGGCCTGACATTCGGTTTTACAGATGAATACATGTCGGGCAACTACCGTTTCAGTGTGCCAATACCGGGAAGCAGGTTCATACCGCAGTATCCGGGTGATTCACAAAGGCTGATGGAGTACTTAAGGAAAGTGAAGTATGAGGATTATAAGCCGAAGTATGACGGCCCGGCCTTTAGCATGCCTTACTACATTGCGCAGTTTAAGAACATGGGAAGTAAGAAAACCGATATCTATGTAAGCTACGCTATGAGCTTTCCCGACAGCATAGTTAAAAATAAGAAATTCACCAGTTCGCACAATTACGGCATTTTCTTCACGGATAAAAACTACGAATCCCGTTTCCAGAAAAAGAGCAGTGTAGGTGAGATGTCTGAAAAGAGCAAAATCAGGGTGCCGTTGTCTGATGAGTACTATGTCCACACTGTTTCCGTTACAGTTTCGCCCGACTCCGGAATTCTTGCCTTTGAGGTCTTAAGAAGTATAGATAACGGGGTTGCCTCAAGCCATAATCGTTTTAAGATAAGGGAATTCCGTGATGGTGAATTTTCCGTAAGTGACCTTCTGCTGGCCTCAGATGCAGGTGCAGGCAATTTGGAAAATGCTCCCATAAAAAGAAAGAAAATAGGGATACTCCCGAATCCTCTAAACACCTTTACTAAGTCGCAGAGCCTGTACCTTTATTATGAAATTTACAATCTGATTATGAGCAAGGAGCACAAGACGGATTTTGAGCAGAAGATCACTATTGTAAAAGCAGAGGAGGAGTCGGGGCTAAAAAAGATATTTCATGCAATAACGGGGATCTTTGGTCTAAAGGGTTCAAAAGAGGAAGTCTCGCTTACTTCAAGGTATCAGACAGAGGAGAAAGATCCGCAGATGTACATACAGCTGGATATGAGCGAATATGAGGCGGGGGATTACATTATAGGAATTGTCATAAAAGACAATCTGAGCCAAAAAGAATCCAGGGCAGAAACCTTACTTCACTGGTGGTAA
- a CDS encoding PAS domain S-box protein, translated as MFRDTFHENRILDTLVFPILDSSEIGICIIGKNGIIQEINDAFLKLFGFSRSEVVNKHFSTVIMEENKEYSLKQHEDFMENGYFDKREVLLRKKSGKFFFSQVTDLKINDEAGNLYRTTSFLDVTEKKHNELVKMILGKLPVEAEPADTFESMFRIVHASTEQLMPACNFYAALYDEGSEAVSYLYKANELFDGEDENNNTQVYDQLVRRIMQAGGPVLLKGEALRCLFDQNTLDEEIIPRVVLGSVLKIKGVNAGVMLLPNFEDKDAFTESHLPIIGRLAETVSTIMERRKYEEQLTITMEKAEESNRMKTAFLAQMSHEIRTPINTILSFTSLVKEKCEGILEEELKESFNIIESGGRRLIRTIDMILNMSQLQSEGIDTNPQELDLAADIIAPVMKDFCASAKAKNLSFSFNNQLVGEKIVGDQSTIKQTFEQLIDNAIKYTRTGRVEISQYHNSMGRVCVSVKDTGIGISKEYLPKLFTAFSQEEMGYTRRFEGNGLGLAMVKKYIEMNNASIMVESEKGQGSTFTVVFP; from the coding sequence ATGTTTAGAGATACTTTTCACGAAAACAGGATACTTGACACTTTAGTTTTTCCAATTCTGGACTCCAGCGAAATCGGAATCTGCATTATAGGTAAAAACGGCATCATTCAGGAAATTAATGACGCTTTCCTAAAGCTCTTCGGTTTTTCGCGCAGTGAGGTGGTTAATAAACATTTCTCGACGGTAATTATGGAAGAGAACAAGGAATATTCTCTTAAGCAGCACGAGGACTTCATGGAAAACGGTTACTTTGATAAAAGAGAAGTCCTCTTGAGGAAAAAAAGCGGAAAGTTTTTCTTTTCACAGGTTACCGACCTTAAGATCAATGATGAAGCAGGCAATCTCTACAGGACCACTTCATTTCTGGATGTTACCGAGAAAAAGCACAATGAGCTGGTTAAGATGATACTGGGCAAGCTTCCTGTTGAAGCTGAACCGGCTGACACTTTTGAATCGATGTTCAGGATAGTACATGCTTCCACCGAGCAGCTTATGCCAGCCTGCAATTTTTATGCGGCTCTTTATGACGAAGGTTCTGAGGCTGTCAGCTATTTATACAAAGCAAATGAGCTTTTTGACGGCGAGGATGAAAATAACAATACACAGGTTTACGACCAGCTTGTGCGCAGGATTATGCAGGCAGGCGGACCAGTTCTTCTGAAGGGTGAGGCTTTAAGGTGCCTTTTTGATCAGAATACGCTTGACGAGGAGATAATTCCAAGGGTGGTTCTGGGTTCGGTGCTTAAAATAAAGGGGGTAAATGCCGGCGTAATGCTCCTTCCAAACTTTGAAGACAAGGATGCTTTTACTGAAAGCCATCTTCCTATAATTGGCAGGCTTGCCGAGACTGTCTCAACAATAATGGAAAGAAGGAAATATGAGGAACAGCTGACAATTACGATGGAAAAAGCCGAAGAATCCAACAGAATGAAGACAGCTTTTCTGGCACAGATGTCTCATGAGATCAGGACTCCCATAAACACCATACTATCATTTACTTCACTGGTGAAGGAAAAATGTGAAGGAATACTTGAAGAAGAGTTAAAGGAGAGCTTCAACATAATTGAAAGCGGCGGAAGAAGACTTATAAGGACAATAGATATGATCTTAAACATGTCTCAGCTGCAGAGCGAGGGGATTGATACCAATCCGCAGGAGCTGGATCTTGCAGCGGATATAATTGCCCCGGTAATGAAGGATTTCTGTGCCTCTGCCAAGGCAAAGAACCTGAGTTTCTCATTCAACAACCAGCTGGTTGGAGAGAAGATCGTAGGCGACCAGAGCACCATTAAGCAGACATTTGAACAGCTCATTGATAACGCAATTAAATACACCAGAACAGGCAGGGTTGAAATTTCTCAGTACCATAATTCCATGGGTCGTGTCTGTGTATCGGTAAAAGACACCGGAATAGGAATTTCCAAAGAGTATTTGCCGAAGCTGTTTACCGCATTTTCGCAGGAAGAGATGGGCTATACAAGGAGATTTGAAGGCAACGGCCTGGGTCTGGCTATGGTGAAAAAATATATCGAGATGAACAACGCTTCTATAATGGTTGAAAGCGAAAAAGGGCAGGGTTCAACGTTTACAGTGGTATTTCCTTAA
- a CDS encoding TIGR00159 family protein — MIDSVLVFFSDLIKNIRFVDLLDIGIVSFFLYTFINWFRKSASRRLLIAVTIFIVVYLLARILGLYLTEMLIKIVIGVILIAAILLFQSDIRRLIDLIGTWGGLRGSKRTGILNTTVDTIISACSKMAERRTGALIAIRGREIWDNCINGGIELDGKLSQPLIYSIFNTKSPGHDGAILVEDNRIIKFGAHLTLSTNLKELGVGGTRHAAALGLSEKCDALVIAVSEERGTISVAEDGTMTVMSSSSELKERIERFWDKNYRKKEETISRWWKSKSLQTAIVALMLSVTFWALFAYQSDKVYRSYSVPIEFRNLRPELALEDPVPMEGRITLSGSEQAFRLFNPSNLIISIDMGRLEKGENEIMVARDNLELPSGIDLYRVEPRVLKIKADAMKFIRVPVKVQTMGKVSGNSKYMKLYADPAYVVLRVPANSYSMPRYVSTEPIDLSEVSESSAIPSRLIPPRTTRLLPEQSPEIMVKVQIPGK; from the coding sequence ATGATTGATTCTGTTTTGGTATTTTTCAGCGATTTAATTAAAAATATTCGATTTGTAGACCTGCTTGATATAGGGATAGTTTCTTTTTTCTTATATACGTTTATTAACTGGTTCAGGAAAAGCGCCTCCAGGAGGCTTTTAATTGCAGTTACAATTTTTATTGTTGTTTACCTCCTGGCAAGGATACTGGGGCTTTACCTGACCGAGATGCTGATTAAGATAGTAATTGGCGTTATTCTGATTGCCGCAATTCTTCTTTTCCAGTCGGATATCCGCCGCCTGATAGACCTGATCGGGACCTGGGGAGGCCTGAGGGGTTCAAAAAGGACAGGGATACTTAACACCACTGTTGATACAATCATTTCCGCATGTTCAAAAATGGCTGAGAGGCGTACTGGTGCCCTTATTGCAATAAGGGGGCGTGAGATCTGGGATAACTGCATCAACGGCGGAATTGAGTTAGACGGGAAGCTGAGCCAGCCTCTCATATACAGCATATTCAACACCAAGTCTCCCGGCCACGACGGCGCCATTCTGGTGGAAGACAACAGAATCATCAAATTCGGGGCTCATTTAACGCTTTCAACAAACTTAAAGGAGCTCGGCGTTGGCGGAACGCGCCATGCTGCGGCACTCGGGCTTTCGGAAAAGTGCGACGCGCTTGTAATTGCCGTTTCTGAGGAAAGGGGTACAATCAGCGTGGCAGAAGACGGCACAATGACAGTTATGAGTTCCAGCAGCGAGCTGAAGGAGAGAATTGAGCGCTTCTGGGATAAGAACTACAGAAAAAAAGAAGAAACTATTTCCAGATGGTGGAAAAGCAAAAGCCTCCAGACAGCCATTGTCGCCCTGATGCTTTCGGTTACCTTCTGGGCTCTTTTTGCATATCAGTCGGATAAAGTCTACAGAAGCTATTCTGTGCCTATTGAGTTCCGTAATCTGAGGCCCGAACTGGCCCTGGAGGACCCGGTCCCTATGGAAGGGAGGATTACACTGTCCGGTTCAGAGCAGGCGTTCAGGCTTTTCAATCCCTCGAACCTCATAATTTCAATTGACATGGGGAGACTTGAAAAAGGTGAAAACGAGATTATGGTGGCCCGCGATAACCTGGAACTTCCCTCGGGCATAGACCTCTACAGGGTGGAGCCGAGAGTGCTTAAGATTAAGGCCGATGCAATGAAATTCATTCGTGTACCGGTAAAGGTGCAGACGATGGGAAAAGTTTCCGGGAACTCCAAATATATGAAGCTCTACGCCGATCCTGCATACGTAGTGCTGAGGGTACCGGCTAACAGCTACAGCATGCCAAGGTACGTTTCTACCGAACCAATCGATCTTTCAGAGGTAAGCGAATCATCTGCAATTCCAAGCAGGCTTATTCCGCCCAGGACAACGAGGCTTCTGCCTGAACAGAGCCCCGAAATAATGGTAAAGGTTCAGATCCCGGGAAAGTAA
- the aroF gene encoding 3-deoxy-7-phosphoheptulonate synthase translates to MVVVLEKNVTEQQIEEIIRHLVDFGFDVHKSTGIEQIVLGAIGVKPDFDVRKVKVLDGVHEVYRITEPFKLASRSFKKENTVIDVKGVKIGGNEIVVMAGPCSVENEDQIFSLAETVAKHGGKILRGGAFKPRTSPYSFQGLGEDGLKMMRKAADKNNLLVVTEVMQIEQIALIEEYADILQVGARNMQNYPFLKELGKSTKPIMLKRGLAATIEEWMMSAEYILANGNRDVILCERGIRTFETYTRNTFDLSAIPVVHKKSHLPVIADPSHATGYRDQVIPMARAAVAAGADAIMVEIHNNPEKALSDGPQSLYPEQYERMMLELKAIAQAIGRTI, encoded by the coding sequence GTGGTAGTAGTCTTAGAAAAAAATGTAACAGAACAGCAAATTGAAGAGATCATCAGGCACCTGGTGGATTTTGGTTTTGATGTTCATAAATCAACGGGTATTGAGCAGATTGTGCTCGGTGCAATAGGCGTAAAACCCGATTTTGACGTAAGAAAAGTAAAGGTCCTTGACGGGGTTCATGAAGTATATAGAATTACTGAGCCATTCAAGCTTGCAAGCCGGAGCTTTAAGAAGGAAAATACGGTCATAGACGTAAAAGGGGTAAAGATCGGGGGCAATGAAATAGTGGTTATGGCAGGCCCCTGTTCGGTTGAAAACGAGGACCAGATATTCAGCCTTGCTGAGACTGTGGCAAAGCATGGCGGCAAGATCTTAAGAGGCGGCGCCTTTAAGCCGAGGACTTCCCCGTATTCATTCCAGGGGCTGGGTGAAGATGGCCTGAAGATGATGAGGAAGGCGGCAGACAAGAATAACCTCCTGGTTGTAACAGAAGTAATGCAGATCGAACAGATAGCTTTAATTGAGGAGTACGCAGATATTCTTCAGGTTGGTGCCCGCAACATGCAGAACTATCCTTTCTTAAAGGAGCTTGGAAAATCCACAAAGCCTATCATGTTAAAAAGAGGGCTTGCCGCAACTATAGAAGAATGGATGATGTCTGCCGAATACATACTTGCCAACGGAAACAGGGATGTGATCCTTTGCGAAAGGGGAATAAGGACATTTGAGACATACACCAGGAACACGTTTGACCTTTCAGCAATTCCCGTTGTGCATAAAAAGAGCCATCTGCCTGTAATTGCAGACCCCTCGCATGCAACGGGCTACAGGGACCAGGTAATTCCTATGGCCAGGGCAGCAGTTGCCGCCGGGGCTGATGCAATTATGGTGGAAATACATAACAATCCTGAAAAAGCCCTTTCAGACGGACCTCAGTCCTTATACCCAGAGCAGTATGAAAGGATGATGCTGGAGCTCAAGGCAATTGCGCAGGCAATAGGAAGAACCATATAA
- a CDS encoding tetratricopeptide repeat protein: protein MILLILIFFVLQQPVIFSQSARQLLEKGSTLAEKGELQKAVKYFSRSIEMDSTVFEAYLGRGDSRRMLEDFEGAISDYSRAILLDGSDYRGFFKRAITSCLKKDYAAALKDYDSAVRLSPENERLLFGRGCTKYLKKDYDGAISDFTEALRLNDENELTAFSRGAAREDMGDITGAIEDYRLAERINPEVKSMEYFIRRAEDRMKPAKK, encoded by the coding sequence ATGATTTTATTAATCCTGATTTTTTTCGTGCTCCAGCAGCCGGTTATCTTTTCACAGTCAGCCAGACAACTCCTGGAAAAGGGGAGCACCCTGGCAGAAAAAGGTGAACTGCAAAAAGCAGTTAAATATTTCTCAAGATCAATTGAGATGGATTCCACGGTTTTTGAGGCCTATTTGGGCCGCGGTGACTCAAGAAGGATGCTTGAAGACTTCGAGGGTGCAATCTCAGACTACAGCAGGGCAATACTTTTAGACGGCAGTGACTACAGGGGATTCTTCAAAAGGGCAATTACAAGCTGTCTTAAAAAAGATTACGCGGCTGCATTAAAGGATTACGACAGTGCAGTAAGATTAAGTCCGGAAAACGAGCGCCTGCTCTTTGGGCGCGGATGCACGAAGTACCTGAAAAAGGATTATGATGGGGCTATTTCAGATTTTACGGAAGCCCTTCGCTTAAACGATGAGAATGAACTTACGGCATTCAGCCGCGGGGCTGCCAGGGAGGATATGGGGGACATAACAGGTGCCATTGAAGATTACAGGCTGGCTGAAAGAATAAACCCGGAGGTTAAGAGCATGGAATATTTTATCCGGAGAGCGGAAGATAGGATGAAACCCGCAAAAAAATAG
- a CDS encoding prephenate dehydrogenase/arogenate dehydrogenase family protein, protein MEISIIGLGLIGGSIAKSLRKSAEDFSISAWDRDEVLEKALEEKVIDAKLKSPEEAIKSEVIFLCLPVDESLKAFEALAPGLNEGTLITDVCGVKGKFEDSWKSLKSKGTYIGGHPMTGKEKGGFQNSDPLLFENAVYIVSASGKESPYINKFLGILSILGARPVYLDPYVHDKVVASVSHLPQLLSVALVNTVARNSDGVNNLDFAAGGFRDMTRIASSSFNIWKDVIRFNKREIISALELFIGEVSSMKDEISRGNPEALEALFNSSRESRERIPKVNKGFITPLFYISVFIKDEPGSISRISSALFQESINIKDIELLKFREGTGGTFQIAFESESESIRAAEILERAGLDVY, encoded by the coding sequence CTGGAAATTTCAATAATAGGACTCGGTTTAATCGGGGGATCCATCGCTAAATCCCTTAGGAAAAGCGCTGAAGATTTTTCTATCAGCGCCTGGGACCGTGATGAGGTCTTAGAGAAAGCTTTGGAAGAAAAAGTAATAGATGCGAAACTTAAGTCTCCGGAAGAGGCCATAAAAAGTGAAGTTATCTTTCTCTGCCTTCCTGTTGATGAGTCGCTGAAGGCTTTTGAAGCTCTTGCCCCAGGGCTTAATGAAGGCACACTTATTACCGACGTATGCGGTGTAAAAGGGAAGTTTGAGGACTCCTGGAAATCCCTTAAGAGCAAAGGTACATACATTGGCGGGCACCCGATGACGGGTAAGGAAAAAGGGGGTTTTCAGAATTCCGATCCACTGCTTTTTGAAAATGCCGTCTATATTGTATCTGCCTCAGGTAAGGAAAGTCCTTATATAAATAAATTTCTTGGAATACTTTCCATTCTGGGAGCCAGGCCGGTTTATCTGGATCCATATGTGCACGACAAGGTTGTTGCCAGCGTAAGCCATCTGCCGCAGCTTTTATCTGTGGCGCTGGTAAATACTGTAGCCAGGAATTCAGACGGGGTGAACAACCTCGATTTTGCTGCCGGGGGCTTCCGCGACATGACGCGCATCGCTTCAAGCAGTTTTAACATATGGAAAGATGTTATCAGGTTTAACAAGCGTGAGATAATATCCGCACTTGAGCTTTTTATTGGCGAAGTAAGCAGCATGAAAGATGAGATAAGCCGCGGGAACCCGGAGGCTCTCGAAGCTTTGTTTAATTCATCACGTGAAAGCAGGGAAAGGATACCCAAGGTCAACAAGGGGTTCATTACCCCCTTATTTTATATTTCCGTATTTATTAAAGATGAACCGGGCTCAATAAGCCGGATTTCTTCGGCATTATTCCAGGAGTCAATTAATATTAAGGATATAGAACTGCTTAAGTTTCGCGAGGGGACCGGGGGAACATTCCAGATAGCCTTTGAATCCGAGTCTGAAAGCATCAGGGCGGCAGAAATTCTTGAACGTGCCGGACTTGATGTATATTGA
- a CDS encoding tetratricopeptide repeat protein: MKKILILAFFLFSAFTALSAQTGQTALRSEAMKQIQAGNFGEAIDLLNKYIAAYPHLSDGLNLRGFCFEKRGQYGDAVLDYKRALMISPNNSEIKKNLARAENVWNSLLYRKIEGHKREIAINPQNPVNYLEIGKCMKNLGRWDDAETWYDHFLSRTEASADEIIRYSEILSHNNHIQKGEKILKTYTEKYPGDQRLWSRYGFFTMWLGKFKIAIKAFENALEIKPFFKEAQDGLDQAKGKAYIFEWTDTTARHKAKAKVKEYPVDRYYRMVRKKPSDEKTRYLLIDELVKVKRYEEAYQQLQVLSKSHSDDQKFQALYDSVITIREALIKNRVEDYKARLEKNPKDKEAALALAESLSGLFDYDGAVKVLEDYLAQTGNSESPDARFRIARYAGWNRDFGRSLEQVNFLLGKDPDNLDYQLLRAQLAVWTSQDYDIAEKLLLNVVQKQPENIDALLAFGTLRTNQGNFEDAKKYLELARGVDSTSKYVEQLETYLAAEISRAEERKIFEILEEGRKILVESHDCEQALLKYDEYYSKANVNRLFLLEYAEVYACVKNYPKAIELYNQALNEEYSFEGAYGRAKAYLWGKDSVNALIEFKKLAAEAPDNFEVNMLLGDSYQAMHQYDEAREVYDSLMEKFTDSAQVALIQPRYSWIPVSGFSSFMSSFPNYIGLAPQFNYYSDNQNLSFQNSGGRLEFGLTNYISAGVTFMRGTLSSKTASRNYTTLEGNLYLRLSKYLILAGGYGNMTYRGTRNMRISNASLVYSREGKENKVNLNANYLRTDAGIILFSTRLIDYRSERIDRIMANMYRFNGSFQNKHGLKLSGIFSYLTLDDGNAGNDLQLRLGKAFDDDITAGYEYAYSNYSWKSNFYYSPRNFESHSLWGEWMLEKSDDLELTLGAKLGYVPANDFLVREISGTANYKIFKSLSLMGKVTAGGTYRYDAAYNFLSGSISAFWTL, encoded by the coding sequence ATGAAAAAAATCCTTATTCTTGCATTTTTTCTGTTTTCAGCCTTCACTGCCTTATCAGCTCAAACCGGGCAGACGGCCTTAAGGTCGGAAGCAATGAAGCAGATTCAGGCCGGGAACTTCGGCGAGGCAATTGATCTTCTTAATAAATACATAGCTGCATACCCGCATTTGTCCGACGGATTAAACTTAAGAGGCTTCTGCTTCGAGAAAAGAGGGCAGTACGGCGATGCGGTTCTGGATTACAAGCGCGCCCTCATGATCAGCCCCAACAACTCCGAAATCAAAAAGAATCTTGCGCGCGCCGAGAACGTGTGGAATTCCTTATTATACAGGAAGATAGAAGGTCACAAAAGGGAAATTGCCATAAACCCGCAGAACCCTGTAAACTATCTGGAAATAGGGAAGTGCATGAAAAACCTGGGGCGCTGGGATGATGCTGAGACCTGGTACGACCACTTCCTCTCGCGCACGGAAGCCTCAGCCGATGAGATCATCAGATACAGCGAGATACTTTCCCATAATAACCACATTCAAAAAGGGGAGAAGATACTCAAAACCTACACCGAAAAATATCCCGGTGACCAGAGGCTCTGGAGCCGCTACGGATTCTTTACGATGTGGCTGGGTAAGTTTAAGATAGCAATTAAAGCCTTTGAAAATGCGCTTGAAATAAAACCCTTCTTTAAGGAAGCACAGGACGGCCTGGACCAGGCAAAGGGAAAAGCCTATATATTTGAATGGACAGATACCACCGCCAGACATAAAGCAAAAGCCAAGGTCAAGGAATACCCGGTTGACAGATACTACAGAATGGTTAGGAAAAAGCCCTCGGATGAAAAGACGAGATATCTGCTCATCGATGAGCTTGTGAAAGTTAAAAGGTATGAAGAGGCTTACCAGCAGCTTCAGGTTTTATCCAAGTCTCACAGCGACGACCAAAAATTCCAGGCGCTTTACGACAGTGTTATAACGATAAGAGAAGCGCTTATAAAAAACAGGGTTGAGGACTATAAAGCCCGCCTGGAGAAGAACCCAAAAGACAAGGAAGCCGCACTTGCCCTGGCAGAGAGCTTAAGCGGTCTTTTTGACTATGACGGCGCGGTAAAGGTGCTTGAAGATTATCTTGCGCAGACGGGAAACTCGGAGAGCCCGGATGCCAGGTTCAGAATTGCAAGATATGCCGGGTGGAACAGGGACTTCGGAAGATCCTTAGAGCAGGTTAATTTTCTTTTGGGAAAAGATCCGGACAACCTGGACTATCAGCTCCTGAGAGCGCAGCTGGCAGTATGGACGAGCCAGGACTATGACATAGCAGAAAAGCTTCTTTTGAATGTTGTACAGAAACAGCCGGAAAACATAGACGCGCTTCTTGCATTCGGTACTTTAAGGACTAACCAGGGGAACTTTGAAGATGCAAAAAAATATCTGGAACTGGCCCGCGGCGTAGATTCCACGAGTAAGTACGTTGAACAGCTGGAGACCTATCTTGCTGCCGAGATTTCGAGAGCCGAGGAAAGAAAGATTTTTGAGATACTTGAAGAGGGAAGAAAGATACTGGTTGAGTCGCACGACTGCGAGCAGGCTCTTCTGAAATACGATGAGTACTATTCCAAGGCTAATGTAAACCGCCTCTTCCTCCTGGAATACGCTGAGGTTTATGCATGCGTTAAAAACTATCCGAAGGCAATTGAACTCTATAACCAGGCACTGAACGAGGAGTACAGTTTTGAAGGTGCATACGGAAGGGCAAAGGCTTACCTGTGGGGAAAAGATTCCGTTAATGCTTTGATTGAATTCAAGAAACTTGCCGCGGAGGCTCCGGACAACTTTGAAGTAAATATGCTCCTTGGCGACTCCTACCAGGCAATGCATCAGTATGATGAGGCAAGGGAAGTATACGACAGCCTGATGGAAAAGTTTACTGATTCGGCACAGGTAGCGCTCATTCAGCCAAGATACTCCTGGATTCCTGTTTCGGGGTTCAGCTCTTTTATGTCATCTTTCCCCAACTATATAGGTCTGGCGCCTCAGTTTAACTATTATTCCGATAACCAGAATCTGAGCTTCCAGAACTCCGGCGGAAGGCTTGAGTTCGGGCTTACTAACTATATTTCTGCAGGCGTAACATTTATGAGAGGAACCCTGAGCTCCAAGACCGCCTCGAGAAATTATACCACCCTGGAGGGTAATTTGTACCTCAGGCTGTCGAAGTATTTGATACTCGCGGGCGGCTACGGCAATATGACCTACAGGGGTACGCGCAATATGCGGATTTCAAACGCAAGCCTTGTATACAGCAGGGAAGGAAAAGAAAATAAGGTTAACCTTAATGCAAACTATTTAAGGACAGATGCCGGGATAATACTCTTTTCAACACGCCTCATAGACTACAGGAGCGAGAGGATAGACAGGATAATGGCCAACATGTACAGGTTTAACGGAAGCTTCCAGAACAAGCATGGGCTGAAGCTCTCAGGTATCTTCAGTTATCTTACGCTTGATGACGGAAACGCGGGAAACGACCTGCAGCTGAGGCTCGGGAAGGCTTTTGATGATGATATAACGGCGGGTTATGAATATGCCTATTCGAACTATTCATGGAAATCCAACTTTTACTACTCACCCCGGAATTTCGAATCTCACAGCCTCTGGGGAGAGTGGATGCTTGAGAAGAGTGATGACCTGGAGCTTACACTTGGGGCAAAACTGGGCTACGTTCCGGCAAACGATTTTCTGGTGAGGGAGATTTCGGGTACTGCCAATTACAAAATATTCAAGTCGCTGAGCCTCATGGGCAAAGTTACAGCAGGAGGTACTTACCGTTACGATGCCGCATATAATTTCTTATCGGGGTCCATATCGGCCTTCTGGACCCTATGA